GGAGACCCTTCTTAGGTTTTAAAATCACTACGGAGTTATGGGTATTCTCCAACAGATATTCTTTAATAAGCTTTTCATAATAGCCTGTTCCGATTTTCTCTTTCAGGAAGGCATATCCTGTTGTATCCTTCAGGTGAAGGAAGGGTTTCTTATCATCATAGAGCCAGCTGCTCATGGCACGAAGTCCATACATAAGTCCCTTCGGGAATTGACCATAATCGGCTTCACGATACTTAAACTCATAGAAGTTAATGGCTGCCTGTAAAGACTTCTCATCCAAGCCCTTTGTACCAAGCTCCTCCAGAACCCTCCGAATAACGGAAATAAACTGCTCCTTCTTGCTTTCCTCTGAATTCTTCGCAATAATCGTAAAAGTAGGTTGTAATATCTCATCCTCATAGCTTCCGAGAATATCCTTGCCTATCCCTTCATCCAATAAAGCCTGTTTAATCGGGGCTCCGGGGGCCTGAAGCAAAACATAGTCAAGTATTTGAAAGGCAAGCCCTAGCTCTTTATCCAGCGTTGTTCCGATTACCGTATTCAGACTTAGGTAGGTATTCTCCTTGGTATCCTCATCTTCACTGAGAGAATAATAAGCTTCTATTTCCTTTGTTACGTCAAAGCCCTTCTGCATTTGTACTTCAGAAGGTACCTCCAAACGGTCATATTGATTCAGGTATTCTTTATCCAGCCAATTCAGCCTCTCTTCAAAATCCATATCTCCATATAGATAAATGTAGCTGTTGGATGGATGATAGTAGGTCTTATGGAAATCAATAAATTCTTCATAAGACAACTCAGGAATAAACTCCGGATCTCCGCCTGACTCTACTCCATATGCAGTGTCCGGGAACAATGAATTCTGAATTAACCGGAATAGCTGGGATTCTGGAGATGAAAATGCTCCCTTCATCTCATTATAAACGACTCCGTTATACTTTAATTCTGCATCCTCGCTCTCTAAATCATAATGCCAGCCTTCCTGAAGAAATATTTCCTTACGATCATAAATATTGGGATAAAGCACTGCATCCATATAAACATGCATCAGATTTTTGAAGTCCTGATCATTCATGCTAGCGATCGGATATACTGTCTTATCCGGATATGTCATTGCATTAAGGAATGTATTTAAAGAACCCTTTGCCAATTCAACAAAGGGATCCTTAGCAGGGAAATTCTTCGATCCACACAACACGGAATGCTCAATAATGTGAGCAACACCAGTGCTGTTGGCCGGTGGTGTACGAAATCCTATGGAAAATACTTTATTTTTATCATCATTCGCAATAAGAGCTACCCTGGCACCGGTCTTTTTATGAACCAGCAGGGTTCCTATTCCATTTAAATCCTCCAGTTTTTCCTCAAATATGAATTCATATGAGGATGGAATTTTCTTATTCATCATATTTGCCTCCGTCCTATCAGTCTATTATTCATAACTTAGTAATCTGTAGTGATACCTATTATTAAGTATGGTAATTTATAGTATGTGCTTATTCATAATAACATAAAATAATGGATTTGTCATTTTAATCATTCGCCACTTTTATCCATATTTATATATGTATTCCGTTGATAATTACAGATATTCCGCTTTAAAATTTTCCATAATATTACATTCATCCTTTGGTAAAAATGACGAATTATATATTCAATATGCTAAAATTATTACAAAATGTAACAAAACTTGTTTGACAATTACCTTCATTTATGTTAAATTTAGTCTATCATTACTAATAGTGGTAATGTAATTAATTATGTTTTAGGAGGCTTTTATGAAGACGGGTACAGTTAAGTGGTTCAATGCTAAGAAGGGTTTTGGTTTTATTTCTGATGAAGAAGGAAATGATGTATTCGTACATTTCTCAGCACTTTTAATGGATGGATTTAAAGTGCTTGAAGAAGGCGAAAAGGTTGAATTCGAAGTTGTTGAGGGTGAAAAAGGTCCTCAGGCAGCAAATGTAACCAAGTTATAATCACAGCAAATAAAAGTAATTTTTATATATATGTGAATATCTTGTACAGTCACCATATTTAAAAGTTATGCGTGGAAGATTGTAACCTACAGTATACATAACAACTTTTGCAGAATAGAACAATTCTTTTTAATATTGTACAACAAAAGAAATAACACTGGGTTTGGTAGCCTGTTCGAATATACTCGATTGGCTGAACCACAGTGTTATTTCTATTTATATTACCCTATTTAGTGTTTAAAATGACGCATACCGGTAAAGATCATTGCTATTCCATATTCATTACACTTTTTAATTGAATCTTCATCCCGGTTAGCACCACCCGGCTGAATAATTGCCGTAATACCAGCCTTATGAGCTGCTTCTACACAGTCATCAAAGGGGAAGAATGCATCGGATGCCAGTACTGCGCCCCGGGTTACTCCTTCACCAATAAGCTCGTTGGCATGTTCGACGGATTGCTGTGTCGCCCAGATACGATTTACCTGTCCCGGTCCGATACCTAAAGTCTGCTTGTCCTTGGCAATCGCAATACCATTGGACTTTACAAACTTTACAACTCTCCATGCAAATTTTAGATCTTCCATTTCTTTTGCCGATGGGGCACGATCTGTTACCACTATTAACTCCTCTTCATTGTAAAGCTTGCTGTCGATGGTCTGAACGATTAATCCACCATTTACCTTCTTCAAATCATAAGCATCTTCCTGCTGAGGAACCTCGATATCCTTCAGCTGTAAAAGTCTGATATTCTTCTTAACGGTCAATACCTCCAAAGCGGCCTTCTCGTAGGAAGGAGCTACTACTACTTCAAGAAAGATGTTCTTCATTTCCTCTGCCATAGCAAGGGTAACCTCACGATTAATTACTACGATTCCGCCGAAGATAGAGGTTTTATCCGCTTCAAAGGCTTTCTTCCATGCGTCATAGATATTGTCAGCACTTCCGACACCACAAGGATTACCATGCTTGCAGGCAACAACGGTCGGTTCTGTAAATTCTTTCAGCAATTCAAGAGCACCATTGGTATCATTAATATTATTAAAGGATAATTCCTTTCCGTGTAGCTGAACCGCATCAGTGATGGAACCCTTCTTATTACCAATCTCCCTATAAAATGCAGCTGCCTGGTGGGGGTTCTCACCATATCTCATATCCTGAACCTTTTCAAAGGTCATTGTTAAGGTCTCAGGCAGTTCCTTATCATTTCTTTCTCTCTTTAAATAATCTGCGATCATGGTATCATAGGAGGAAGTATGCATAAATACCTTCTGCATTAGGTAAAACTTGGTATCAAGCGAAACCTCTTTGTTCTCCTTTAACTCCGTTAAAACTTTTTCATAATCTCTAGGATCCACAACCACAGCAACATCCTGATAGTTCTTTGCTGCAGAACGAAGCATAGTAGGCCCGCCAATGTCTATATTCTCTACTGCTTCGGCACGAGTTACATTCTCTTTTAGTATAGTAGCTTTAAACGGATACAGATTTACAACCACCATATCGATTGTTTCAATTCCTAAGTCCGCAATCTGTTTCATATGGGAAGGATTACTTCTCATTGCCAGCAAGCCTGCGTGGACAGTGGGGTGGAGTGTCTTCACTCTTCCATCCAGGCATTCCGGAAATCCGGTTAACTCCGAAATCTCAATTGCAGGAATACCCGCTTCCTTAAGCTTGCCATAGGTTCCTCCTGTGGATATAATTTCAATTCCAAGGGATACTAGCTCTTTTGCAAACTCTACTATTCCAGTTTTGTCCGATACGCTGATTAATGCTCTCATGACTTATCTCCTTTTTCTCCATATGTTAATTAGGTAATTGCGAAACTATACAACAGAAAATACGCTTTGCGAACTTTCTGTTGTCATGAATAATTGTGATCATTGTGGATACAGTGGATACATATTCCGAAGCAAACCATAGCGGAAGGAGCGGGTTTGCGTAGGAATATGTATCTGCTGTATACACAATTAAGGCTTCTTCAGAGTTTCGCAATTGCCTGCATATGTTAATAGTTTAGTAACTATAGAAAATATT
The nucleotide sequence above comes from Variimorphobacter saccharofermentans. Encoded proteins:
- a CDS encoding cold-shock protein, which gives rise to MKTGTVKWFNAKKGFGFISDEEGNDVFVHFSALLMDGFKVLEEGEKVEFEVVEGEKGPQAANVTKL
- the purH gene encoding bifunctional phosphoribosylaminoimidazolecarboxamide formyltransferase/IMP cyclohydrolase, with amino-acid sequence MRALISVSDKTGIVEFAKELVSLGIEIISTGGTYGKLKEAGIPAIEISELTGFPECLDGRVKTLHPTVHAGLLAMRSNPSHMKQIADLGIETIDMVVVNLYPFKATILKENVTRAEAVENIDIGGPTMLRSAAKNYQDVAVVVDPRDYEKVLTELKENKEVSLDTKFYLMQKVFMHTSSYDTMIADYLKRERNDKELPETLTMTFEKVQDMRYGENPHQAAAFYREIGNKKGSITDAVQLHGKELSFNNINDTNGALELLKEFTEPTVVACKHGNPCGVGSADNIYDAWKKAFEADKTSIFGGIVVINREVTLAMAEEMKNIFLEVVVAPSYEKAALEVLTVKKNIRLLQLKDIEVPQQEDAYDLKKVNGGLIVQTIDSKLYNEEELIVVTDRAPSAKEMEDLKFAWRVVKFVKSNGIAIAKDKQTLGIGPGQVNRIWATQQSVEHANELIGEGVTRGAVLASDAFFPFDDCVEAAHKAGITAIIQPGGANRDEDSIKKCNEYGIAMIFTGMRHFKH